One window of Pseudacidobacterium ailaaui genomic DNA carries:
- the gltB gene encoding glutamate synthase large subunit produces MGYIKSSDSPVPAGRNGVSSLVDPRFEHESCGVGFIATLKNSPSHDILDKALTALSRLAHRGAVAADGKSSDGIGICTGIPREFLLASCSITLAPEAPLAVGVVFFPQDVAESHSEIEQALAAQGCRVLAWRDVPTRPEVLGEIALSTMPVIRHVLLTADSEEHLNRRLYLARKQFERSGAPGYICSLSSTTMVYKSMCAGRLLPEFYPDLKDPRFITPFALFHQRYATNVAPSWDRAQPFRMLAHNGEINTVWGNRARMDARAATLPEELKPIFTPDGSDSTSLDEMLELLAHNGRTIAESVRLLLPPAQEKGNSAFFAYNEDALEPWDGPAAISFTDGRFIGAALDRNGLRPCRFFVTEDIVVVGSEAGLVDLDPEHVIHSGRLGPGEMIVADIEKQRLYENEELLQIFDNAAPQYENLLEETTLDPGTPVATLDSAELLRLQLGFGYTREDVKMILQPMANDGKDAVWSMGDDTPLAPLARTPRPVYAYFRQRFAQVTNPPIDSLREACVVQLHTRLGPWPDLLNKKAPLPGLSLSSPFLSLGQMEALRSRQHGLTDELPLAVLDCVFHPTCNLLSALDDLCAKAIDLVRGGAAILLLTDRTCNQNAIPIPMALATGAVHHALIRAGERTRVGLAVEAGDCRDLHHGAVLLGMGAGAVCPWLALETARAANPEKGEANLLHALDLGLAKIMSKMGISVVDSYRGAHLFDSIGLSQEVVDKCFFGTPAPLGGIGFTALESMVRDLWTASFNEEGASGEGEGITTAVKDLPDYGWVRFRKAEKSEPHGWQPQTVRLLQTVVGTARGAAATATEPGQAWNAFASIAVEKEPAVLRDLLEIKPAGSPLALEQVEPPQNYYKRFIASAMSLGSLSPEAHQTITAAMNMLGGRSNTGEGGEDRAVYNPKGELTLNGVSYPAPLLNNKIKQVASARFGVTAEYLMNAEEIEIKIAQGSKPGEGGQLPGHKVTELIARLRHAQPGIQLISPPPHHDIYSIEDLAQLIHDLRRVNPNAAIGVKLVSELGVGTVAAGVAKAYADYIVIAGHNGGTGASPLSSIKYAGNPWELGLAESQQVLIRNGLRGRVRLRTDGGLRTAKDVLYAAMLGADEYAFGTAVLVALGCDMARQCHLNTCPTGIATQRPDLRAKFRGRPENLVKFFEELARDIQLWLAKLGLPSLEAAIGRTDLLEQVRYDGGLDLKPLLAAPVNGSVRCWQGQRNLRPQERSEIDDAWVSPAVAAYKDGKPFEINATITNENRTLGARIAGELALLQDHGVEPKAPVVFHLKGVAGQSFGAFAVPGMTLTLDGVANDFVGKGLCGGEIILRGQGRAAVESERHVILGNVALYGATSGRLFAAGRAGERFAVRNSGALAVVEGVGDHGCEYMTGGTAVILGSTGINFGAGMTGGLAWVFDEDGKFLRQKRYHDDFLLAELCSTLDAAAQQELRDLIALHAEKTGSTRAKWLLSEWERFSERFIRLTPKPQA; encoded by the coding sequence ATGGGCTACATAAAATCCTCTGATTCGCCGGTGCCGGCGGGACGCAATGGTGTCTCTTCCCTTGTGGATCCTCGCTTCGAGCATGAATCCTGCGGAGTGGGCTTTATCGCCACCCTCAAAAACAGCCCTTCGCATGACATTTTGGACAAGGCGCTCACGGCCCTTTCCCGTCTCGCCCATCGCGGCGCAGTCGCTGCTGATGGCAAGTCGAGCGACGGCATCGGTATCTGTACCGGCATTCCGCGTGAATTTCTGCTTGCATCCTGTAGCATTACGCTTGCTCCGGAAGCCCCTTTAGCCGTCGGCGTAGTCTTCTTCCCGCAGGATGTGGCCGAATCTCACAGTGAAATTGAGCAGGCCCTTGCCGCCCAGGGCTGTCGCGTGCTGGCATGGCGGGATGTGCCTACCCGCCCGGAAGTCCTCGGAGAAATTGCCCTCTCTACTATGCCCGTCATCCGGCACGTGCTTCTTACCGCTGATAGTGAAGAGCACCTGAACCGTCGTCTCTATCTCGCTCGCAAGCAGTTTGAGCGCAGCGGCGCGCCCGGATATATCTGCTCACTCTCCTCGACCACCATGGTCTACAAAAGCATGTGTGCCGGGAGGCTGCTGCCGGAGTTTTATCCGGACCTCAAGGACCCGCGCTTCATCACACCCTTTGCCCTCTTCCATCAGCGCTATGCCACCAACGTGGCCCCTTCCTGGGACCGTGCACAGCCCTTCCGGATGCTGGCTCACAATGGTGAGATTAATACCGTGTGGGGCAACCGCGCCCGCATGGATGCGCGCGCTGCCACCCTGCCTGAAGAGCTGAAGCCCATCTTTACCCCCGATGGTTCAGACTCCACCAGTCTGGATGAAATGCTGGAGCTGCTGGCGCACAACGGACGGACCATCGCTGAATCCGTGCGCCTGCTGCTGCCTCCGGCACAGGAAAAAGGCAATTCAGCCTTTTTCGCCTATAACGAAGATGCACTCGAACCGTGGGACGGCCCTGCTGCCATCTCTTTTACAGATGGGCGTTTTATTGGAGCAGCACTCGATCGCAATGGCCTGCGTCCTTGCCGCTTTTTCGTCACCGAAGACATAGTCGTTGTCGGCTCAGAGGCCGGTCTCGTAGACCTGGATCCGGAGCACGTCATTCACAGTGGACGTCTCGGTCCCGGTGAAATGATCGTTGCTGACATCGAAAAGCAGCGGCTCTACGAGAACGAAGAGCTCCTGCAAATCTTCGATAACGCTGCGCCGCAGTATGAGAATCTTCTTGAAGAGACTACCCTCGACCCCGGCACTCCAGTTGCGACCCTCGATTCCGCCGAACTCCTGCGTCTGCAGCTAGGCTTTGGATATACGCGGGAAGACGTGAAAATGATTCTGCAGCCGATGGCCAACGATGGCAAGGATGCCGTCTGGTCGATGGGCGATGACACACCCCTGGCCCCGCTTGCGCGCACGCCGCGCCCAGTCTATGCCTACTTTCGCCAACGCTTTGCGCAGGTCACCAATCCGCCGATTGACTCGCTGCGCGAGGCCTGCGTCGTGCAATTGCACACACGCCTCGGTCCCTGGCCAGATCTGCTCAATAAGAAAGCGCCTCTGCCCGGGCTCTCATTGTCTTCGCCTTTTCTCTCGCTCGGCCAGATGGAAGCATTGCGCAGCCGTCAGCATGGCCTGACTGATGAGCTTCCTCTTGCTGTCCTCGATTGCGTCTTTCATCCTACGTGCAATCTACTCTCGGCCTTGGACGACCTCTGTGCCAAGGCCATTGATCTTGTCCGCGGAGGCGCGGCCATTCTTCTGCTTACTGACCGTACCTGCAACCAGAACGCCATCCCCATTCCGATGGCCCTGGCCACAGGCGCCGTGCATCACGCGCTCATCCGTGCCGGGGAGCGCACTCGGGTCGGCCTTGCCGTTGAAGCAGGCGATTGCCGTGACCTTCATCACGGGGCCGTGCTTCTCGGGATGGGAGCAGGTGCAGTCTGCCCGTGGTTGGCGCTGGAAACTGCACGCGCTGCCAACCCGGAAAAGGGAGAAGCCAACCTGCTGCACGCCTTAGACCTGGGCTTAGCAAAAATCATGTCCAAGATGGGCATCTCTGTCGTGGACAGCTATCGTGGCGCACACCTCTTTGATTCCATTGGTCTTAGCCAGGAAGTCGTCGACAAGTGCTTCTTTGGAACTCCGGCGCCGCTTGGCGGCATTGGTTTTACCGCACTGGAAAGTATGGTGCGCGATCTTTGGACAGCGAGTTTCAACGAAGAGGGCGCCTCCGGCGAGGGCGAAGGCATTACGACTGCTGTAAAAGACCTGCCTGACTACGGCTGGGTCCGCTTCCGCAAGGCCGAAAAATCCGAGCCTCACGGATGGCAGCCGCAGACCGTTCGTCTGCTGCAGACCGTAGTCGGTACTGCACGCGGAGCAGCCGCGACGGCAACCGAGCCCGGGCAAGCGTGGAACGCCTTTGCCAGTATTGCGGTTGAAAAAGAGCCCGCAGTCCTCCGCGACCTTCTCGAAATCAAACCCGCTGGCTCCCCCCTTGCGCTGGAGCAGGTCGAGCCTCCGCAGAATTACTACAAGCGATTTATTGCCAGCGCCATGTCGCTCGGTTCGCTCAGCCCGGAGGCACACCAGACCATCACTGCTGCCATGAACATGCTCGGCGGCCGCTCCAACACGGGTGAAGGCGGGGAAGACCGCGCTGTCTATAATCCTAAGGGTGAACTCACCCTCAATGGCGTGAGCTACCCCGCACCTCTGCTCAACAACAAAATCAAGCAGGTTGCTTCTGCCCGCTTTGGCGTCACTGCGGAATACCTGATGAACGCCGAAGAGATAGAAATTAAGATTGCTCAGGGATCCAAACCCGGCGAAGGCGGACAGCTCCCCGGTCACAAGGTCACTGAGCTCATTGCACGGCTGCGCCACGCACAGCCTGGCATCCAGCTCATCAGCCCTCCGCCCCATCACGATATTTATTCGATTGAAGACCTTGCCCAGCTCATCCATGACCTGCGCCGCGTCAACCCGAATGCTGCGATCGGCGTCAAACTAGTCTCTGAGCTGGGGGTCGGCACCGTGGCCGCAGGGGTAGCAAAGGCCTACGCTGACTACATCGTCATTGCCGGACATAACGGCGGCACCGGAGCCTCGCCGCTATCGAGCATTAAATACGCCGGCAATCCCTGGGAGCTTGGACTGGCTGAATCGCAGCAGGTCCTCATCCGCAACGGTCTCCGTGGGCGAGTCCGCCTCCGTACCGATGGCGGCCTGCGCACGGCAAAAGATGTTCTCTACGCCGCCATGCTTGGCGCTGACGAGTACGCTTTCGGTACCGCAGTCCTTGTTGCACTCGGCTGTGACATGGCCCGCCAGTGCCACCTCAATACCTGTCCCACCGGAATCGCTACACAACGGCCAGACCTGCGCGCCAAATTCCGCGGACGCCCAGAAAATCTGGTGAAGTTCTTCGAAGAACTCGCGCGCGACATCCAGCTCTGGCTCGCCAAACTTGGATTGCCCTCACTTGAAGCCGCCATCGGCCGTACTGACCTGCTCGAACAGGTGCGCTACGACGGAGGACTCGACCTCAAACCGCTGCTGGCCGCTCCCGTCAACGGTTCGGTACGCTGCTGGCAGGGCCAGCGGAATCTTCGCCCCCAGGAACGCTCTGAAATCGACGATGCATGGGTCTCGCCCGCCGTGGCTGCCTATAAAGACGGGAAACCCTTTGAGATCAACGCCACAATCACGAATGAAAACCGCACTCTCGGAGCCAGAATTGCCGGCGAGCTTGCCCTCCTTCAGGACCATGGCGTCGAACCAAAGGCCCCAGTGGTCTTTCATCTGAAAGGCGTGGCTGGACAGTCCTTCGGAGCATTCGCCGTTCCCGGTATGACCCTCACGCTCGATGGTGTCGCCAATGATTTCGTCGGCAAGGGACTCTGCGGCGGAGAAATCATCCTTCGCGGACAGGGCCGCGCAGCTGTTGAGAGCGAACGGCACGTGATTTTGGGGAATGTCGCCCTTTATGGCGCAACCAGCGGCCGCCTCTTCGCTGCGGGCCGCGCAGGTGAGCGCTTTGCTGTTCGCAACTCGGGCGCGCTGGCAGTGGTTGAAGGAGTAGGAGATCACGGCTGCGAATACATGACTGGTGGCACCGCAGTGATTCTCGGCAGCACCGGGATCAACTTTGGTGCGGGAATGACCGGGGGCCTGGCCTGGGTCTTCGACGAAGATGGCAAGTTCCTCCGCCAAAAACGCTACCACGACGATTTCCTGTTGGCTGAGCTTTGCTCCACACTCGACGCAGCAGCGCAGCAGGAGCTTCGCGACCTGATTGCCCTTCACGCCGAAAAAACCGGGAGCACGCGCGCCAAATGGCTGCTTTCTGAGTGGGAGCGATTCAGTGAGCGGTTTATCCGCCTCACCCCGAAACCCCAAGCTTGA
- a CDS encoding arabinan endo-1,5-alpha-L-arabinosidase has translation MTICQSLTSLFASFLLMASSVERPRAIPLTGDFWGTHDPSIMREAGTWYVFATGKASDGGQFQVRCSKDLQEWKLCGHVFDQIPEWIQKDSSGTKELWAPDISYENGEYRLYYAYSLFGKNLSGIALATNKTLDPTRKDYKWIDRGLVLKSTAADDFNAIDPNFVRDAEGHAWLAFGSFWSGIKMRRLDDKTGLLSSTDTRLYSLASRRKPENPPAPRPDLPPDWQAVEAPFVVYHGGHYYLFVSWDLCCRGIHSTYRTMVGRAERITGPYVDKNGTPMTEGGGTELLHGNSRWLGPGGESVWMGKDGQDLMVFHAYDAQSGKPALQISTIVWRDGWPEVTLGQ, from the coding sequence ATGACGATCTGCCAATCTCTTACTTCCTTATTTGCTTCTTTCCTGCTGATGGCCTCTTCTGTCGAACGGCCAAGGGCCATTCCGCTGACGGGCGACTTCTGGGGCACGCATGATCCTTCCATCATGCGCGAGGCAGGCACCTGGTATGTCTTTGCTACGGGGAAGGCCTCCGACGGAGGGCAATTTCAGGTCCGCTGCTCGAAAGACCTGCAAGAGTGGAAGCTATGCGGCCATGTTTTTGATCAGATTCCAGAGTGGATCCAGAAGGACAGTTCAGGCACCAAAGAGCTCTGGGCCCCGGACATCTCTTATGAAAACGGCGAATACCGGCTGTACTATGCCTATTCCCTCTTTGGAAAGAACCTCTCAGGCATCGCCCTCGCCACCAACAAGACCCTCGACCCTACGAGAAAAGACTACAAATGGATAGACCGGGGACTGGTGCTCAAATCCACAGCGGCGGATGATTTCAATGCTATCGATCCGAATTTTGTCCGCGACGCGGAAGGTCATGCATGGCTGGCCTTTGGAAGCTTTTGGAGCGGAATCAAGATGCGCCGCCTGGACGACAAGACCGGGTTGCTGTCTTCGACAGATACCAGACTGTACTCGTTGGCATCGCGTCGCAAACCGGAAAACCCGCCGGCACCCCGACCTGATCTACCGCCGGACTGGCAGGCAGTGGAAGCACCTTTCGTGGTGTATCACGGAGGTCATTATTATCTCTTCGTCTCCTGGGACCTGTGCTGCAGAGGAATCCACAGTACCTACCGGACGATGGTGGGACGTGCGGAGCGGATTACCGGTCCCTATGTAGACAAAAACGGAACGCCGATGACAGAGGGTGGAGGGACAGAGCTGCTCCATGGAAACTCGCGGTGGCTGGGACCGGGAGGGGAGTCCGTGTGGATGGGCAAAGATGGACAGGACCTGATGGTCTTCCATGCCTATGATGCTCAAAGCGGGAAGCCTGCGCTGCAGATTTCCACCATTGTCTGGCGAGATGGCTGGCCGGAGGTGACGCTGGGGCAGTGA
- a CDS encoding DUF2934 domain-containing protein: MPTPKAEKTSKPRKTSARKKTQTASEPVPIRPTHEEIARRAHQLWVERGRTHGKHEEDWYRAEQELMRAS, encoded by the coding sequence ATGCCAACTCCGAAAGCTGAGAAAACCTCAAAACCGCGTAAGACTTCGGCCAGAAAAAAGACCCAGACTGCCTCTGAGCCGGTTCCGATCCGTCCTACGCACGAAGAAATTGCACGGCGTGCGCACCAGCTCTGGGTGGAACGCGGACGCACGCATGGAAAGCACGAAGAAGACTGGTACCGCGCTGAGCAGGAGCTGATGCGCGCCTCGTAA
- a CDS encoding alpha/beta hydrolase family protein produces MSVFRHSLCWTVAVFCVGSGMAWTAQTVAPVQLTSEQDHQRMMDLLHIHSLRHGVSGNPAAPNAANYDESKAGPFSPLPNPLVLDNGKPVTTAGMWWKQRRPELVEVFDREIYGCLPSHLPRVTWELKSTTRESIGGIPVVTKKLIGHVDNAFYPAIQVSIPLTLTLPAQAKARVPVIIEFTFDPVFMAELAKHGIKLPPPPPGPTWQEQVLARGWGYAILIPTSYQADQGAGLTSGIIGLMNKGQPRRPDDWGTLRAWAWGAGRVLDYLKTDKAVDATRVGISGHSRYGKAALVTMAYDQRFSIAYISSSGAGGAKLFRHNFGEPLENVAAPNEYHWMAGNFLKYAGPLTVKDLPVDAHELIALCAPRPVFIGAGSAEGDGWADARGMFLAEVAAGPVYQLLGKQGLGTNQFPPIGKALLDGSLGFRQHSDGHTPLPNWPAFLEFASKFWGR; encoded by the coding sequence TTGTCAGTTTTCCGCCATTCTCTTTGCTGGACGGTTGCGGTCTTTTGTGTTGGCTCTGGTATGGCCTGGACCGCGCAGACGGTTGCTCCTGTGCAGCTTACTTCCGAGCAGGACCATCAGCGTATGATGGACCTGCTGCACATCCATTCCCTACGGCATGGTGTGAGTGGAAATCCCGCGGCCCCCAATGCAGCCAACTATGACGAATCCAAGGCCGGACCATTTTCTCCTTTACCCAATCCGCTGGTCCTGGACAATGGAAAGCCTGTGACCACCGCTGGAATGTGGTGGAAACAGCGCCGTCCCGAACTGGTAGAAGTATTTGACCGCGAGATCTACGGCTGCTTGCCCTCCCATCTGCCCCGAGTTACATGGGAGTTAAAGAGCACAACACGCGAAAGCATCGGTGGCATACCGGTGGTCACAAAGAAGCTCATCGGCCACGTAGACAATGCTTTTTATCCCGCGATCCAGGTCTCCATTCCGCTCACTCTTACGCTTCCGGCCCAGGCAAAAGCCCGAGTCCCTGTCATAATCGAGTTCACATTTGATCCGGTCTTCATGGCTGAACTGGCAAAACACGGTATCAAACTCCCTCCACCGCCTCCCGGTCCAACCTGGCAGGAGCAGGTCCTGGCCCGAGGCTGGGGATACGCCATCCTCATCCCGACCAGCTATCAGGCTGATCAGGGTGCCGGACTCACCAGTGGCATCATCGGACTCATGAACAAAGGCCAGCCTCGCAGGCCCGATGACTGGGGTACGCTTCGCGCCTGGGCCTGGGGGGCGGGCCGCGTCCTGGATTACCTGAAGACCGACAAAGCCGTGGATGCCACGCGCGTCGGCATCAGCGGACATTCCCGCTATGGCAAGGCCGCACTGGTCACCATGGCTTACGACCAGCGCTTCTCCATTGCTTACATCAGTTCATCTGGAGCAGGCGGCGCCAAGCTCTTCCGGCACAATTTTGGCGAGCCGCTCGAAAACGTCGCCGCTCCCAACGAATACCACTGGATGGCGGGAAACTTCCTCAAATATGCCGGCCCTCTCACCGTGAAGGACTTGCCCGTAGACGCCCATGAATTGATTGCTTTGTGTGCTCCTCGCCCCGTATTCATCGGCGCCGGATCAGCAGAGGGTGATGGATGGGCTGATGCCCGTGGCATGTTTCTGGCCGAGGTTGCCGCAGGGCCGGTCTACCAGTTGCTCGGCAAGCAGGGACTGGGTACCAATCAGTTCCCGCCCATCGGCAAAGCGCTGCTGGACGGATCCCTGGGCTTCCGACAGCACAGCGACGGACATACACCGTTACCCAACTGGCCTGCTTTCCTTGAGTTTGCCAGCAAGTTCTGGGGCAGATGA
- a CDS encoding exo-beta-N-acetylmuramidase NamZ domain-containing protein: protein MRALVKLWLVLLCLSCASAFAQQSESFSAIDALVQQAIAEHRLPGAVVEVGHGGHVVFRKAYGARSLEPTREPMTPDTVFDMASLTKPLMTATAIMQLFDQGKLRFDDPVARYLPEFAANGKAEITIRQLLTHYSGLPPDLSLSTPWEGKAEAFRRAFAVQPDYPAGVRFLYSDINFIVLGALVEKLSGMTEDQYVLSNIIRPLGLKHTRYLPPAAWRPQIAPTQYEYGVMLRGIVHDPTARRMGGVAGHAGLFSTADDVALYAQALLDKLAGRPSRFPVSRAALMKMVTPEQPATGTALRGFGWDIESPFSSNRGTIFPVGSFGHTGFTGTSLWIDPISDTYVILLANAVHPNGPTGITALRSRIADAVAIALGVAPDQGRLSATLTGYNESLSGMRRWIARNAEVRTGIDVLESTRFAQLRELASKHGGRLRIGLLTNQTGVDADGRRTIDVLAHAPGIELKTIFSPEHGIQGRQDTTSIGNSIDPQTGIHVVSLYGATEAQRRPSPEMMRDLDAVIIDLQDAGVRFYTYETAMAYFLEVAGKTGTDIVVLDRPNPINGAFVQGPLSDEGDESYVHYMPLPVRHGMTMGELARYFNQQRDLHAPLTVVRMQGWQRGDWYDSTGLTWIHPSPNLRDLEEATLYPALGLIETTNISVGRGTDTPFEILGAPWIHAHSLARYLNRRFIPGVRFVPVLFTPQKPYPYGDELCQGVRILLTSRDVLDSPELGIEIAAALHKLYPEQYRIDRIQTLLANQHVFEMLRQGSDPQHIAEDWRASLQQFESRRKQALLY from the coding sequence ATGCGCGCACTCGTAAAGCTCTGGCTCGTTCTGTTGTGTCTCAGTTGTGCCAGCGCCTTTGCCCAGCAGTCAGAAAGTTTTTCGGCTATCGACGCACTCGTTCAGCAGGCCATTGCCGAGCATCGTCTCCCTGGCGCTGTCGTCGAGGTCGGACATGGCGGCCATGTGGTCTTCCGTAAGGCTTACGGTGCACGTTCACTCGAACCCACCCGCGAGCCAATGACTCCGGATACCGTCTTCGACATGGCTTCACTTACCAAGCCGCTCATGACCGCAACCGCCATCATGCAGCTTTTTGATCAAGGCAAGCTGCGCTTTGATGATCCCGTCGCCAGGTACCTTCCGGAATTTGCTGCAAATGGCAAAGCAGAGATCACAATACGCCAGTTGCTGACCCACTACTCCGGATTGCCACCCGATCTTTCCCTCTCCACTCCGTGGGAAGGGAAGGCCGAGGCCTTTCGACGTGCCTTTGCTGTCCAGCCGGATTACCCGGCCGGTGTGCGCTTTTTGTATAGTGACATCAACTTCATTGTGCTGGGCGCTCTGGTGGAAAAGCTCTCCGGCATGACCGAAGACCAGTACGTGCTCAGCAACATCATTCGGCCCCTTGGACTGAAGCATACCCGCTATCTTCCTCCTGCGGCATGGAGACCACAGATTGCCCCTACGCAATATGAGTATGGAGTGATGTTGCGCGGCATCGTGCATGATCCCACAGCCCGCCGTATGGGAGGCGTTGCTGGTCATGCCGGCCTTTTCAGCACTGCGGACGATGTCGCGCTCTACGCACAGGCTTTACTGGATAAGCTTGCAGGAAGGCCCAGCCGCTTTCCGGTGTCACGCGCGGCCCTGATGAAAATGGTCACGCCTGAGCAGCCTGCGACCGGTACGGCACTCCGTGGCTTCGGCTGGGACATTGAATCGCCCTTCTCCAGCAATCGCGGCACCATTTTTCCGGTCGGTTCCTTCGGTCATACCGGATTCACAGGGACCTCGCTCTGGATTGACCCGATCTCTGATACTTATGTCATCCTTCTCGCGAATGCCGTGCACCCCAATGGTCCTACCGGCATTACTGCACTGCGCAGCAGGATTGCTGATGCCGTCGCGATTGCGCTGGGCGTTGCTCCAGACCAGGGAAGGCTTTCGGCGACACTGACCGGTTATAACGAATCGCTGAGTGGGATGCGTCGCTGGATAGCCCGCAACGCTGAAGTCAGGACAGGCATCGACGTCCTCGAATCCACCCGCTTTGCCCAGTTGCGCGAGTTGGCCAGCAAACATGGCGGGCGCCTCCGGATCGGCTTGCTCACTAACCAGACCGGCGTGGACGCGGACGGTCGGCGGACCATCGATGTTCTGGCGCACGCCCCCGGGATCGAACTGAAGACCATCTTCAGTCCAGAACATGGCATTCAGGGCCGGCAGGACACGACCAGCATCGGCAACTCTATCGATCCGCAGACCGGAATTCACGTAGTGAGCCTTTATGGTGCAACGGAGGCGCAGCGGCGTCCTTCGCCCGAAATGATGCGTGATTTGGATGCTGTCATCATTGATTTACAAGATGCTGGAGTGCGGTTTTACACCTATGAGACGGCCATGGCCTATTTTCTTGAGGTCGCCGGTAAAACCGGAACAGACATCGTTGTTCTCGATCGGCCCAATCCTATCAATGGAGCATTCGTTCAGGGGCCTTTGTCAGATGAAGGAGACGAAAGCTACGTCCATTACATGCCATTGCCCGTACGGCACGGGATGACCATGGGCGAACTTGCACGTTATTTCAATCAGCAACGAGACCTCCACGCTCCGCTCACTGTGGTCCGAATGCAGGGGTGGCAGCGAGGTGATTGGTATGATTCCACCGGGCTCACATGGATCCATCCCTCACCGAACCTGAGGGACCTGGAAGAGGCCACGCTCTATCCTGCCCTGGGACTGATTGAAACAACAAATATTTCCGTGGGACGCGGGACCGATACCCCCTTTGAGATTCTGGGCGCGCCATGGATCCACGCCCATTCGCTGGCACGGTATCTGAACCGCAGGTTTATCCCCGGAGTGCGTTTTGTTCCTGTTCTGTTTACTCCGCAAAAGCCCTACCCTTATGGCGACGAGCTCTGCCAGGGAGTCCGCATCCTGTTGACCTCACGCGATGTACTCGATTCTCCGGAGCTGGGAATTGAAATTGCAGCCGCCCTGCATAAGCTTTATCCGGAACAATACAGGATCGACCGCATCCAGACCCTGCTCGCCAACCAGCATGTCTTTGAGATGCTGCGGCAGGGAAGTGATCCGCAACATATCGCCGAAGACTGGCGTGCTTCACTCCAGCAGTTTGAAAGCCGGAGGAAACAGGCACTTCTGTATTAA